The DNA sequence tttcaattttaagTAATGTGTCATTATTTTTAGAAGCAAACTTTTCTAACTGTAAgcgaatatataaaatgtttttatttaattttttaataatatctttaacgtttttgtaattttcttgaagttcacattttttttgtcctaatattaaacataaatCTTTCCCTTTTAAAATCTCTTCATTAATATtgctattttcattttgtatttttatcatttcagATTGTTTGAAAAACCATTGTTTTTCTAATAATCTGCTATCCTTTATTATATCactaatttgtttatttaatttttgtatcttCATTTCTAATGTTACGGGAATACCATGTAGGTCTGCcccttttttgttctttttatcGAACTCCTCATTTAATCTATCTACTTCTACTTGTTTATTTTCTATCAAGTGAtgattttttctaataatattGTCATAATTGCATAGAAtggaatttttttcatcatattcttcgtttaatttattcatttttttttccatattttctcttttggTGCTTTCCAAAATTTGTTGAATTTTAATACGAACAATATCgtttttgtaattttccatttcgctttctttttttataatattttctttaacaGCAGCTAGTTCACTCTTCAATTTTGAAGAGAAATGTCCAATCTTAATTTCTTCtgtatacacatttataattttgtctATGTTTTGATTAatcccattttttattacttttatcttattttctCTTATTCGTACatctttatgtatattttgtattacatCATTAATCTcatcgtatttttttttttcatttcgaattttttcttttattttttcattatattgacatatttcttctatatttttttctaaaatttcCTTGTCCATTTTAACCTTTTCCTTATCCCTTTTTAACATCCTAAATTCCATTAGGagcttttcctttttctctttttcaaTTATGTTCTCCTTTTTTAACTGTTCAATACTTTTTTCTAACTCACTTACGTTTGACTTTAATTGATTTAACTTGTTATTAATCTCATCAATAGCTTCATCTCTTTTCTTCATGTTACTAATTgaatcattaaaatttttgataagtttatttttttcttctttcaaAATAGATacctcctttttttcctcttttattaatttctgCAAATTTTGACATTCcgtttcttcatttttgtacaactctttttttatactaaTTCTGCTGCTCAATTCGTTCAGTTCATGTTTCATTTtgcttaaaatattttcctttttattaattgttttttgctttattttcatttccttATTTGATGAAAGAACATTCTCGCTGATCTTAGAATTTACATGAAcataatcataatatttttttaagttatttaATTCTAAGAGGCTATTATTCAATTTGTAATCTATTtctatgtaataatttaatgctttttttaattcaagtagttcattattatacattttttttaattctatattttcatttgtgTAAATATCCTTTTGACATTTAATACTTTCCAAGGAGTTCATTAATTCTTGTTCTCTGTTTATTAAAAGCTcactttctttatttattctaaaCAACTCAAGTCCTGCATTTTTTACATCCTCCTCtaactttcttttttcgtgCTCTCTCGCCCTTAATTTTTCTAACAATaagcttttcttttttttcaactgATCATGTAAAATGTCTTTCAAGTTTTCAAGTTTGCTGCTACTCCTTTGTTCTTCGCTTATCCTATTGGCTCTATTTACGGCCTTAATTTTATTGTCTGCTCGTCCATTagcattatcattatcattaatcTTACTCCCTTCGGCACTTTTCCCTTCCGTGTTTCTTATATTTGTCCCATCTCTACAAAATggaacatttttttcttttgctttttcgTCCAAGCCATGATCAATTCTCCTCTTAACACTGTTAGACGTGGTCATACAGCTCTTTCTATCACTGTCTGTAAGATAATATTGCCCCCTTTCTTCTTCATCTCCTTCCACATATTCAACAGTACCGCTCTGTACATCTTCCACACCCTCAGTTGGggaaaaatttacaaaactGGTATTATCATAATAACTTTTGCCACTTATTTCATCTAGTGGATAATCCAAAGAAGTATGATCTTTCTTCAGCTCTGTGCTTAGGTAGCTAACAGTGTCCTCATTGCTAATAATAGAATCATTAGTTCTAACAGTACTGatgatattattttgtttaactGCTTCTTCTACTGTAGAAAAATTGCTGTCTCTTTTACTAGCATCAGACTTACTTGAACTGATTAAACTTTTCTTCATTTGGtcatttttttgataaacaTTCCTATTACCCTTTCTTATGCCTATATTCGAATCAGCCTTTTCTGATATAAAATCAGACACAATGTTATCTTCTATGTTTTCATTGCTAGTTGAAGtatatagttttttatttttatcttttttatttttatcttttttatttttatcgtttttatttttatcttttttatttttatcttttttatttttatcgtttttatttttatcttttttttctttatcttttttatttttatcttttttatttttatcttttttatttttatcttttttatttttatcttttttatgaGCACATGATTGAAAACCCATATTTTTATGCCCCTTTTTTTGTTCGTACGATAATTTAAGGAAAGATTAGCGAATTTATGAGAGCGTATAATGCGCATGTGCACACGTAAATACACACATGCACGTACGTAGGactttgtatatgtatgtgtatatatatatgcataaataagtatacgtaggtatatatatgtaaatatacatatgctttCGCATATGTTTGTCTACATAACgagtaacaaaaatatacatcTTACAGTGAAAATTTTCCTATAATAAATACagttcattaattttttccccttttgaTAAACATagaatttgataaaaaaaaaaaaaaaaaaaagcgtaaaaatatatatatgcataatgtGTATACTATTGTTTTAACTCTCTTTAATTAAGCGCAATGGATCTTCTCAGCAAtttagacaaaaaaaaaaaaaaaaaaaaaatgagaaagtaaaaataaaagtgaaGGAGAACGAAAAAGAGagaaacttttttatattggcACAAAATAATGGGTAAAAATGTCCTTTTATTTCTATGATGTATAGAAGAAAAATGgtcaaataaaaatgaaaaaatggaaaaaaaaaagatatactGACGTTCCTAATTAGACCATAATCATTTTGACGGGGagaatatttcattttttttttcattacaaaaatatatatttatgtatctATGTACCCCTCCTAcgtttttccaattttttttacacctCGTGCCCTTCAAAGGAACAGCGAATGTACAGGGATACTTGCCATCATCTCTGACATGTTTGCATTATCCTGTATCTTATCAAAATGGAGGAtgtgaattatataaatgcaatACGTTTGTGAtaatgtaaagaaaaaaaaaaaaaaagcatatatgTTGTTCCTCCTACATCATGtagaaagaaaatattaacataaaaaattttattttttctcaaaaaaaaaaaaaaaaaatgtaccaCCCTGTTGTAGTTCAACAAGCTTTGAGATGTTGTACCTTACCATTCTGAGTTTCCcaattgaatttttttttttttttttttaaaataacatatagcgcattaaaatttttgagacaaaaaaaaaaaaaaaagactcaCCTGTGATTAATTTACACGCCGTTTTAATAAGCTACATGTAGCATATTATAATTAGTTCTGAAGAAGGAACAAGCAAactatacatacataatttacaatttttgaaACAGCTTGTGATGTGGCACATACGAGTGCTGTAGGCTCGAACATAACTATGTTTCTTGCTCAACAAAGaatgcaaaaatatttacaattttgtaAGGCATcataaataaggaaaaaacgAAAACGGCAAAAAGAGCGAAATGTGGGTTTTGCAAGCTTATAttgcatacatgcatacatacatacatacatacatacatgcatacatacatacatacatgcatacatacatacatgcatacatacatacatacatacatacatgcatacacacatacatacatacatacatacatgtatgtttatatgtatgtacatatcaACACTTATGTTTAAACCCTTTTAATTGCACAACCATGTCCAGGTATACATGCTACTACACAAGATGGTACGAAGGAACCTCCTCTTTTTGTAAGTATTTAAAGTGTTAGCACAATCCGTCATTTTGGaactatataattttaaacacTTTTATACTCCCCGTAGGGTAAAGCCAAACAGTGCCAATGACTATCCGTAAAAGTAGCATTTCGTTGGAATATA is a window from the Plasmodium brasilianum strain Bolivian I chromosome 9, whole genome shotgun sequence genome containing:
- a CDS encoding hypothetical protein (conserved Plasmodium protein), producing the protein MGFQSCAHKKDKNKKDKNKKDKNKKDKNKKDKEKKDKNKNDKNKKDKNKKDKNKNDKNKKDKNKKDKNKKLYTSTSNENIEDNIVSDFISEKADSNIGIRKGNRNVYQKNDQMKKSLISSSKSDASKRDSNFSTVEEAVKQNNIISTVRTNDSIISNEDTVSYLSTELKKDHTSLDYPLDEISGKSYYDNTSFVNFSPTEGVEDVQSGTVEYVEGDEEERGQYYLTDSDRKSCMTTSNSVKRRIDHGLDEKAKEKNVPFCRDGTNIRNTEGKSAEGSKINDNDNANGRADNKIKAVNRANRISEEQRSSSKLENLKDILHDQLKKKKSLLLEKLRAREHEKRKLEEDVKNAGLELFRINKESELLINREQELMNSLESIKCQKDIYTNENIELKKMYNNELLELKKALNYYIEIDYKLNNSLLELNNLKKYYDYVHVNSKISENVLSSNKEMKIKQKTINKKENILSKMKHELNELSSRISIKKELYKNEETECQNLQKLIKEEKKEVSILKEEKNKLIKNFNDSISNMKKRDEAIDEINNKLNQLKSNVSELEKSIEQLKKENIIEKEKKEKLLMEFRMLKRDKEKVKMDKEILEKNIEEICQYNEKIKEKIRNEKKKYDEINDVIQNIHKDVRIRENKIKVIKNGINQNIDKIINVYTEEIKIGHFSSKLKSELAAVKENIIKKESEMENYKNDIVRIKIQQILESTKRENMEKKMNKLNEEYDEKNSILCNYDNIIRKNHHLIENKQVEVDRLNEEFDKKNKKGADLHGIPVTLEMKIQKLNKQISDIIKDSRLLEKQWFFKQSEMIKIQNENSNINEEILKGKDLCLILGQKKCELQENYKNVKDIIKKLNKNILYIRLQLEKFASKNNDTLLKIEKIDDEMLKWNENINVKAEEYKNKKESLNIDINNLKNEKEQYQQDLLNYENKILFFEEKITEKKKLKGVIKEYIENKDIIQLKKQQQEKNIFIENMKKQKNIILANIKLALSKRNDLDNKKELFQKNYESGVNVSFKIQHEISLLKKNVKTTKNKKKYLTEHLSELTKTYDHLLNQMKDQQIYFSCLNQEYNMYQGIVQIKNFEKKHRFQELLKFQNAVKNVHILENSKKSYDHIKKACSTQKKRLSSIINILQNFSTNNEKYTQFISVILEWITN